In Struthio camelus isolate bStrCam1 chromosome 4, bStrCam1.hap1, whole genome shotgun sequence, a genomic segment contains:
- the PRIMPOL gene encoding DNA-directed primase/polymerase protein isoform X4, with protein sequence MISLCIAKEEIDCMKRKGVEEVHRSTGCQVALGEMKRKWEERLKKVEELASHYERNPLLPVYRPKLSKPFQPSPVWKIFCRQAEAFHYVKTCEEDVHVFALEKNTQNGQRFYLVTTYYELWFYYAKGYKTSLMHCYEVIPENDACKLYFDLEFYKPANPGADGKSMVAKLIELVSRKLEEFYDVSCSAKDVLNLDSSTDEKFSRHLIFLPHKTVFKNNIHVGNFVRTILQPAVALMESKAAALIPEEGAGYVYRCPAPAGGLNSSLRNLPALEDASRSWPSVAHKTMEIETSHQGENSEFSFLVVNDKEGGKQLFVDLGVYTKNRNFRVYKSSKAGKNVILKIAEDNKFVPKCERNISLEEAYFLSSLVCNVGSRDDTKILISGSSEEERKMSAFLNSKTTRSTRDSIKGYQDSPYPEIDSFVRSLVNKDGVQGGIRQWNYFSLEEIIVYDISGYRWCENIGRAHKSNNIMILVDLKKEVWYQKCHDPVCREKNFKSQSFPLPPRICLPFLFKEEEEHMLMDESENTEEKVELHSNGTDLSKSSLLQENGLSRDFLLSDAMWDNASDDVWFLEATDDVELAEAANDGVNDDTEETPDEVLLEALRRQGTCAEEQS encoded by the exons ATGATTTCTCTTTGCATTGCCAAGGAAGAAATTGATTGCATGAAGAGGAAGGGAGTGGAGGAAGTTCATAGGTCAACAGGCTGTCAAG TTGCTTTaggagaaatgaagagaaaatgggaagaaagactgaagaaagttGAAGAACTAGCATCTCACTATGAAAGAAACCCTCTTCTTCCAGTTTACAGACCAAAGCTGTCCAAACCTTTTCAACCATCCcctgtttggaaaatattttgtcgGCAGGCTGAAGCTTTTCACTATGTAAAAACCTGTGAAGAG gatGTTCATGTATTTGCCTTGGAAAAGAACACACAAAATGGACAGAGGTTTTACCTTGTGACAACATATTATGAGCTTTGGTTTTATTATGC caAAGGTTATAAAACAAGTCTTATGCATTGCTATGAAGTAATTCCTGAAAATGATGCTTGCAAACTTTATTTTGATTTGGAGTTCTACAAACCAGCAAATCCTGGAGCTGATGGCAAGAGTATGGTTGCAAAGTTAATTGAG CTTGTCAGCCGAAAGCTAGAAGAATTTTATGATGTTAGCTGTTCGGCCAAAGACGTCTTGAATTTAGATTCCAGTACTGATGAAAAATTTAGTCGACACTTGATATTTCTACCCCACAAGACTGTATTTAAGAATAATATTCATGTTG gtaaCTTTGTGAGAACCATTTTGCAGCCTGCCGTGGCGTTAAtggagagcaaagctgctgctctgATTCCAGAAGAAGGAGCAGGATATGTTTATCGGTGTCCTGCACCAGCAGGTGGATTAAATAGTTCTCTTAGAAACCTCCCAGCACTAGAAGATGCTTCTAGGAGCTGGCCATCTGTTGCTCACAAAACAATGGAAATTGAAACATCACACCAGGGAGAAAATTCTGAGTTTTCCTTCCTAGTAGTAAATGACAAAGAAGGAGGCAAGCAACTTTTTGTGGATCTAG GAGTCTatacaaagaacagaaatttcCGGGTGTATAAATcatcaaaagcaggaaaaaatgtgattcTGAAGATTGCTGAGGATAATAAGTTTGTCCCTAAATGTGAAAGGAACATTTCTTTGGAAGAAGcatactttctttcctctttggtcTGCAACGTTGG GTCCAGGGACGACACAAAAATTCTGATATCTGGCTcttcagaagaggagagaaaaatgtctGCTTTCTTAAACAGTAAAACCACCAGAAGTACTAGAG ATTCCATCAAAGGTTATCAGGATTCACCATATCCAGAAATTGATTCTTTTGTTCGTTCTTTGGTTAATAAAGATGGGGTGCAAGGAG ggatACGGCAATGGAATTATTTCTCTCTGGAAGAAATAATTGTATATGATATTTCTGGTTACCGTTGGTGTGAAAATATTGGGAGAGCTCACAAAAGTAACAATATTAT GATTCTAGTAGATCTGAAGAAGGAAGTCTGGTATCAAAAGTGTCACGATCCAGTCTGCAGAGAGAAAAACTTCAAATCACAGA GTTTTCCATTGCCACCTAGGATatgtctcccttttcttttcaaagag gaAGAAGAACATATGCTAATGGATGAAAGtgagaacacagaagaaaaagtagaacTGCATTCTAACGGCACAGATTTGTCAAAAAGCTCACTACTTCAAGAAAACGGCTTGTCTAGAGACTTCCTGTTGTCAGACGCCATGTGGGACAATGCAAGTGATGATGTCTGGTTCCTGGAAGCTACTGATGATGTGGAACTAGCTGAAGCTGCAAACGACGGTGTGAATGATGACACAGAAGAAACGCCTGATGAAGTTCTTTTGGAAGCTTTAAGGAGACAGGGCACTTGTGCTGAAGAACAAAGCTAA
- the PRIMPOL gene encoding DNA-directed primase/polymerase protein isoform X9: MISLCIAKEEIDCMKRKGVEEVHRSTGCQVALGEMKRKWEERLKKVEELASHYERNPLLPVYRPKLSKPFQPSPVWKIFCRQAEAFHYVKTCEEDVHVFALEKNTQNGQRFYLVTTYYELWFYYAKGYKTSLMHCYEVIPENDACKLYFDLEFYKPANPGADGKSMVAKLIELVSRKLEEFYDVSCSAKDVLNLDSSTDEKFSRHLIFLPHKTVFKNNIHVGNFVRTILQPAVALMESKAAALIPEEGAGYVYRCPAPAGGLNSSLRNLPALEDASRSWPSVAHKTMEIETSHQGENSEFSFLVVNDKEGGKQLFVDLGVYTKNRNFRVYKSSKAGKNVILKIAEDNKFVPKCERNISLEEAYFLSSLVCNVGSRDDTKILISGSSEEERKMSAFLNSKTTRSTRGIRQWNYFSLEEIIVYDISGYRWCENIGRAHKSNNIMILVDLKKEVWYQKCHDPVCREKNFKSQSFPLPPRICLPFLFKEEEEHMLMDESENTEEKVELHSNGTDLSKSSLLQENGLSRDFLLSDAMWDNASDDVWFLEATDDVELAEAANDGVNDDTEETPDEVLLEALRRQGTCAEEQS; the protein is encoded by the exons ATGATTTCTCTTTGCATTGCCAAGGAAGAAATTGATTGCATGAAGAGGAAGGGAGTGGAGGAAGTTCATAGGTCAACAGGCTGTCAAG TTGCTTTaggagaaatgaagagaaaatgggaagaaagactgaagaaagttGAAGAACTAGCATCTCACTATGAAAGAAACCCTCTTCTTCCAGTTTACAGACCAAAGCTGTCCAAACCTTTTCAACCATCCcctgtttggaaaatattttgtcgGCAGGCTGAAGCTTTTCACTATGTAAAAACCTGTGAAGAG gatGTTCATGTATTTGCCTTGGAAAAGAACACACAAAATGGACAGAGGTTTTACCTTGTGACAACATATTATGAGCTTTGGTTTTATTATGC caAAGGTTATAAAACAAGTCTTATGCATTGCTATGAAGTAATTCCTGAAAATGATGCTTGCAAACTTTATTTTGATTTGGAGTTCTACAAACCAGCAAATCCTGGAGCTGATGGCAAGAGTATGGTTGCAAAGTTAATTGAG CTTGTCAGCCGAAAGCTAGAAGAATTTTATGATGTTAGCTGTTCGGCCAAAGACGTCTTGAATTTAGATTCCAGTACTGATGAAAAATTTAGTCGACACTTGATATTTCTACCCCACAAGACTGTATTTAAGAATAATATTCATGTTG gtaaCTTTGTGAGAACCATTTTGCAGCCTGCCGTGGCGTTAAtggagagcaaagctgctgctctgATTCCAGAAGAAGGAGCAGGATATGTTTATCGGTGTCCTGCACCAGCAGGTGGATTAAATAGTTCTCTTAGAAACCTCCCAGCACTAGAAGATGCTTCTAGGAGCTGGCCATCTGTTGCTCACAAAACAATGGAAATTGAAACATCACACCAGGGAGAAAATTCTGAGTTTTCCTTCCTAGTAGTAAATGACAAAGAAGGAGGCAAGCAACTTTTTGTGGATCTAG GAGTCTatacaaagaacagaaatttcCGGGTGTATAAATcatcaaaagcaggaaaaaatgtgattcTGAAGATTGCTGAGGATAATAAGTTTGTCCCTAAATGTGAAAGGAACATTTCTTTGGAAGAAGcatactttctttcctctttggtcTGCAACGTTGG GTCCAGGGACGACACAAAAATTCTGATATCTGGCTcttcagaagaggagagaaaaatgtctGCTTTCTTAAACAGTAAAACCACCAGAAGTACTAGAG ggatACGGCAATGGAATTATTTCTCTCTGGAAGAAATAATTGTATATGATATTTCTGGTTACCGTTGGTGTGAAAATATTGGGAGAGCTCACAAAAGTAACAATATTAT GATTCTAGTAGATCTGAAGAAGGAAGTCTGGTATCAAAAGTGTCACGATCCAGTCTGCAGAGAGAAAAACTTCAAATCACAGA GTTTTCCATTGCCACCTAGGATatgtctcccttttcttttcaaagag gaAGAAGAACATATGCTAATGGATGAAAGtgagaacacagaagaaaaagtagaacTGCATTCTAACGGCACAGATTTGTCAAAAAGCTCACTACTTCAAGAAAACGGCTTGTCTAGAGACTTCCTGTTGTCAGACGCCATGTGGGACAATGCAAGTGATGATGTCTGGTTCCTGGAAGCTACTGATGATGTGGAACTAGCTGAAGCTGCAAACGACGGTGTGAATGATGACACAGAAGAAACGCCTGATGAAGTTCTTTTGGAAGCTTTAAGGAGACAGGGCACTTGTGCTGAAGAACAAAGCTAA
- the PRIMPOL gene encoding DNA-directed primase/polymerase protein isoform X1, giving the protein MISLCIAKEEIDCMKRKGVEEVHRSTGCQVALGEMKRKWEERLKKVEELASHYERNPLLPVYRPKLSKPFQPSPVWKIFCRQAEAFHYVKTCEEDVHVFALEKNTQNGQRFYLVTTYYELWFYYAKGYKTSLMHCYEVIPENDACKLYFDLEFYKPANPGADGKSMVAKLIELVSRKLEEFYDVSCSAKDVLNLDSSTDEKFSRHLIFLPHKTVFKNNIHVGNFVRTILQPAVALMESKAAALIPEEGAGYVYRCPAPAGGLNSSLRNLPALEDASRSWPSVAHKTMEIETSHQGENSEFSFLVVNDKEGGKQLFVDLGVYTKNRNFRVYKSSKAGKNVILKIAEDNKFVPKCERNISLEEAYFLSSLVCNVGSRDDTKILISGSSEEERKMSAFLNSKTTRSTRAFVLTDSIKGYQDSPYPEIDSFVRSLVNKDGVQGGIRQWNYFSLEEIIVYDISGYRWCENIGRAHKSNNIMILVDLKKEVWYQKCHDPVCREKNFKSQSMYVFKAINTPKCINYNLIKYHVFDLGFPLPPRICLPFLFKEEEEHMLMDESENTEEKVELHSNGTDLSKSSLLQENGLSRDFLLSDAMWDNASDDVWFLEATDDVELAEAANDGVNDDTEETPDEVLLEALRRQGTCAEEQS; this is encoded by the exons ATGATTTCTCTTTGCATTGCCAAGGAAGAAATTGATTGCATGAAGAGGAAGGGAGTGGAGGAAGTTCATAGGTCAACAGGCTGTCAAG TTGCTTTaggagaaatgaagagaaaatgggaagaaagactgaagaaagttGAAGAACTAGCATCTCACTATGAAAGAAACCCTCTTCTTCCAGTTTACAGACCAAAGCTGTCCAAACCTTTTCAACCATCCcctgtttggaaaatattttgtcgGCAGGCTGAAGCTTTTCACTATGTAAAAACCTGTGAAGAG gatGTTCATGTATTTGCCTTGGAAAAGAACACACAAAATGGACAGAGGTTTTACCTTGTGACAACATATTATGAGCTTTGGTTTTATTATGC caAAGGTTATAAAACAAGTCTTATGCATTGCTATGAAGTAATTCCTGAAAATGATGCTTGCAAACTTTATTTTGATTTGGAGTTCTACAAACCAGCAAATCCTGGAGCTGATGGCAAGAGTATGGTTGCAAAGTTAATTGAG CTTGTCAGCCGAAAGCTAGAAGAATTTTATGATGTTAGCTGTTCGGCCAAAGACGTCTTGAATTTAGATTCCAGTACTGATGAAAAATTTAGTCGACACTTGATATTTCTACCCCACAAGACTGTATTTAAGAATAATATTCATGTTG gtaaCTTTGTGAGAACCATTTTGCAGCCTGCCGTGGCGTTAAtggagagcaaagctgctgctctgATTCCAGAAGAAGGAGCAGGATATGTTTATCGGTGTCCTGCACCAGCAGGTGGATTAAATAGTTCTCTTAGAAACCTCCCAGCACTAGAAGATGCTTCTAGGAGCTGGCCATCTGTTGCTCACAAAACAATGGAAATTGAAACATCACACCAGGGAGAAAATTCTGAGTTTTCCTTCCTAGTAGTAAATGACAAAGAAGGAGGCAAGCAACTTTTTGTGGATCTAG GAGTCTatacaaagaacagaaatttcCGGGTGTATAAATcatcaaaagcaggaaaaaatgtgattcTGAAGATTGCTGAGGATAATAAGTTTGTCCCTAAATGTGAAAGGAACATTTCTTTGGAAGAAGcatactttctttcctctttggtcTGCAACGTTGG GTCCAGGGACGACACAAAAATTCTGATATCTGGCTcttcagaagaggagagaaaaatgtctGCTTTCTTAAACAGTAAAACCACCAGAAGTACTAGAG CTTTTGTTTTAACAGATTCCATCAAAGGTTATCAGGATTCACCATATCCAGAAATTGATTCTTTTGTTCGTTCTTTGGTTAATAAAGATGGGGTGCAAGGAG ggatACGGCAATGGAATTATTTCTCTCTGGAAGAAATAATTGTATATGATATTTCTGGTTACCGTTGGTGTGAAAATATTGGGAGAGCTCACAAAAGTAACAATATTAT GATTCTAGTAGATCTGAAGAAGGAAGTCTGGTATCAAAAGTGTCACGATCCAGTCTGCAGAGAGAAAAACTTCAAATCACAGAGTATGTATGTTTTCAAAGCAATTAACACTCCAAAATGTATTAATTACAACCTTATTAAATACCATGTATTTGATTTAGGTTTTCCATTGCCACCTAGGATatgtctcccttttcttttcaaagag gaAGAAGAACATATGCTAATGGATGAAAGtgagaacacagaagaaaaagtagaacTGCATTCTAACGGCACAGATTTGTCAAAAAGCTCACTACTTCAAGAAAACGGCTTGTCTAGAGACTTCCTGTTGTCAGACGCCATGTGGGACAATGCAAGTGATGATGTCTGGTTCCTGGAAGCTACTGATGATGTGGAACTAGCTGAAGCTGCAAACGACGGTGTGAATGATGACACAGAAGAAACGCCTGATGAAGTTCTTTTGGAAGCTTTAAGGAGACAGGGCACTTGTGCTGAAGAACAAAGCTAA
- the PRIMPOL gene encoding DNA-directed primase/polymerase protein isoform X2 — protein sequence MISLCIAKEEIDCMKRKGVEEVHRSTGCQVALGEMKRKWEERLKKVEELASHYERNPLLPVYRPKLSKPFQPSPVWKIFCRQAEAFHYVKTCEEDVHVFALEKNTQNGQRFYLVTTYYELWFYYAKGYKTSLMHCYEVIPENDACKLYFDLEFYKPANPGADGKSMVAKLIELVSRKLEEFYDVSCSAKDVLNLDSSTDEKFSRHLIFLPHKTVFKNNIHVGNFVRTILQPAVALMESKAAALIPEEGAGYVYRCPAPAGGLNSSLRNLPALEDASRSWPSVAHKTMEIETSHQGENSEFSFLVVNDKEGGKQLFVDLGVYTKNRNFRVYKSSKAGKNVILKIAEDNKFVPKCERNISLEEAYFLSSLVCNVGSRDDTKILISGSSEEERKMSAFLNSKTTRSTRDSIKGYQDSPYPEIDSFVRSLVNKDGVQGGIRQWNYFSLEEIIVYDISGYRWCENIGRAHKSNNIMILVDLKKEVWYQKCHDPVCREKNFKSQSMYVFKAINTPKCINYNLIKYHVFDLGFPLPPRICLPFLFKEEEEHMLMDESENTEEKVELHSNGTDLSKSSLLQENGLSRDFLLSDAMWDNASDDVWFLEATDDVELAEAANDGVNDDTEETPDEVLLEALRRQGTCAEEQS from the exons ATGATTTCTCTTTGCATTGCCAAGGAAGAAATTGATTGCATGAAGAGGAAGGGAGTGGAGGAAGTTCATAGGTCAACAGGCTGTCAAG TTGCTTTaggagaaatgaagagaaaatgggaagaaagactgaagaaagttGAAGAACTAGCATCTCACTATGAAAGAAACCCTCTTCTTCCAGTTTACAGACCAAAGCTGTCCAAACCTTTTCAACCATCCcctgtttggaaaatattttgtcgGCAGGCTGAAGCTTTTCACTATGTAAAAACCTGTGAAGAG gatGTTCATGTATTTGCCTTGGAAAAGAACACACAAAATGGACAGAGGTTTTACCTTGTGACAACATATTATGAGCTTTGGTTTTATTATGC caAAGGTTATAAAACAAGTCTTATGCATTGCTATGAAGTAATTCCTGAAAATGATGCTTGCAAACTTTATTTTGATTTGGAGTTCTACAAACCAGCAAATCCTGGAGCTGATGGCAAGAGTATGGTTGCAAAGTTAATTGAG CTTGTCAGCCGAAAGCTAGAAGAATTTTATGATGTTAGCTGTTCGGCCAAAGACGTCTTGAATTTAGATTCCAGTACTGATGAAAAATTTAGTCGACACTTGATATTTCTACCCCACAAGACTGTATTTAAGAATAATATTCATGTTG gtaaCTTTGTGAGAACCATTTTGCAGCCTGCCGTGGCGTTAAtggagagcaaagctgctgctctgATTCCAGAAGAAGGAGCAGGATATGTTTATCGGTGTCCTGCACCAGCAGGTGGATTAAATAGTTCTCTTAGAAACCTCCCAGCACTAGAAGATGCTTCTAGGAGCTGGCCATCTGTTGCTCACAAAACAATGGAAATTGAAACATCACACCAGGGAGAAAATTCTGAGTTTTCCTTCCTAGTAGTAAATGACAAAGAAGGAGGCAAGCAACTTTTTGTGGATCTAG GAGTCTatacaaagaacagaaatttcCGGGTGTATAAATcatcaaaagcaggaaaaaatgtgattcTGAAGATTGCTGAGGATAATAAGTTTGTCCCTAAATGTGAAAGGAACATTTCTTTGGAAGAAGcatactttctttcctctttggtcTGCAACGTTGG GTCCAGGGACGACACAAAAATTCTGATATCTGGCTcttcagaagaggagagaaaaatgtctGCTTTCTTAAACAGTAAAACCACCAGAAGTACTAGAG ATTCCATCAAAGGTTATCAGGATTCACCATATCCAGAAATTGATTCTTTTGTTCGTTCTTTGGTTAATAAAGATGGGGTGCAAGGAG ggatACGGCAATGGAATTATTTCTCTCTGGAAGAAATAATTGTATATGATATTTCTGGTTACCGTTGGTGTGAAAATATTGGGAGAGCTCACAAAAGTAACAATATTAT GATTCTAGTAGATCTGAAGAAGGAAGTCTGGTATCAAAAGTGTCACGATCCAGTCTGCAGAGAGAAAAACTTCAAATCACAGAGTATGTATGTTTTCAAAGCAATTAACACTCCAAAATGTATTAATTACAACCTTATTAAATACCATGTATTTGATTTAGGTTTTCCATTGCCACCTAGGATatgtctcccttttcttttcaaagag gaAGAAGAACATATGCTAATGGATGAAAGtgagaacacagaagaaaaagtagaacTGCATTCTAACGGCACAGATTTGTCAAAAAGCTCACTACTTCAAGAAAACGGCTTGTCTAGAGACTTCCTGTTGTCAGACGCCATGTGGGACAATGCAAGTGATGATGTCTGGTTCCTGGAAGCTACTGATGATGTGGAACTAGCTGAAGCTGCAAACGACGGTGTGAATGATGACACAGAAGAAACGCCTGATGAAGTTCTTTTGGAAGCTTTAAGGAGACAGGGCACTTGTGCTGAAGAACAAAGCTAA
- the PRIMPOL gene encoding DNA-directed primase/polymerase protein isoform X3, whose amino-acid sequence MISLCIAKEEIDCMKRKGVEEVHRSTGCQVALGEMKRKWEERLKKVEELASHYERNPLLPVYRPKLSKPFQPSPVWKIFCRQAEAFHYVKTCEEDVHVFALEKNTQNGQRFYLVTTYYELWFYYAKGYKTSLMHCYEVIPENDACKLYFDLEFYKPANPGADGKSMVAKLIELVSRKLEEFYDVSCSAKDVLNLDSSTDEKFSRHLIFLPHKTVFKNNIHVGNFVRTILQPAVALMESKAAALIPEEGAGYVYRCPAPAGGLNSSLRNLPALEDASRSWPSVAHKTMEIETSHQGENSEFSFLVVNDKEGGKQLFVDLGVYTKNRNFRVYKSSKAGKNVILKIAEDNKFVPKCERNISLEEAYFLSSLVCNVGSRDDTKILISGSSEEERKMSAFLNSKTTRSTRAFVLTDSIKGYQDSPYPEIDSFVRSLVNKDGVQGGIRQWNYFSLEEIIVYDISGYRWCENIGRAHKSNNIMILVDLKKEVWYQKCHDPVCREKNFKSQSFPLPPRICLPFLFKEEEEHMLMDESENTEEKVELHSNGTDLSKSSLLQENGLSRDFLLSDAMWDNASDDVWFLEATDDVELAEAANDGVNDDTEETPDEVLLEALRRQGTCAEEQS is encoded by the exons ATGATTTCTCTTTGCATTGCCAAGGAAGAAATTGATTGCATGAAGAGGAAGGGAGTGGAGGAAGTTCATAGGTCAACAGGCTGTCAAG TTGCTTTaggagaaatgaagagaaaatgggaagaaagactgaagaaagttGAAGAACTAGCATCTCACTATGAAAGAAACCCTCTTCTTCCAGTTTACAGACCAAAGCTGTCCAAACCTTTTCAACCATCCcctgtttggaaaatattttgtcgGCAGGCTGAAGCTTTTCACTATGTAAAAACCTGTGAAGAG gatGTTCATGTATTTGCCTTGGAAAAGAACACACAAAATGGACAGAGGTTTTACCTTGTGACAACATATTATGAGCTTTGGTTTTATTATGC caAAGGTTATAAAACAAGTCTTATGCATTGCTATGAAGTAATTCCTGAAAATGATGCTTGCAAACTTTATTTTGATTTGGAGTTCTACAAACCAGCAAATCCTGGAGCTGATGGCAAGAGTATGGTTGCAAAGTTAATTGAG CTTGTCAGCCGAAAGCTAGAAGAATTTTATGATGTTAGCTGTTCGGCCAAAGACGTCTTGAATTTAGATTCCAGTACTGATGAAAAATTTAGTCGACACTTGATATTTCTACCCCACAAGACTGTATTTAAGAATAATATTCATGTTG gtaaCTTTGTGAGAACCATTTTGCAGCCTGCCGTGGCGTTAAtggagagcaaagctgctgctctgATTCCAGAAGAAGGAGCAGGATATGTTTATCGGTGTCCTGCACCAGCAGGTGGATTAAATAGTTCTCTTAGAAACCTCCCAGCACTAGAAGATGCTTCTAGGAGCTGGCCATCTGTTGCTCACAAAACAATGGAAATTGAAACATCACACCAGGGAGAAAATTCTGAGTTTTCCTTCCTAGTAGTAAATGACAAAGAAGGAGGCAAGCAACTTTTTGTGGATCTAG GAGTCTatacaaagaacagaaatttcCGGGTGTATAAATcatcaaaagcaggaaaaaatgtgattcTGAAGATTGCTGAGGATAATAAGTTTGTCCCTAAATGTGAAAGGAACATTTCTTTGGAAGAAGcatactttctttcctctttggtcTGCAACGTTGG GTCCAGGGACGACACAAAAATTCTGATATCTGGCTcttcagaagaggagagaaaaatgtctGCTTTCTTAAACAGTAAAACCACCAGAAGTACTAGAG CTTTTGTTTTAACAGATTCCATCAAAGGTTATCAGGATTCACCATATCCAGAAATTGATTCTTTTGTTCGTTCTTTGGTTAATAAAGATGGGGTGCAAGGAG ggatACGGCAATGGAATTATTTCTCTCTGGAAGAAATAATTGTATATGATATTTCTGGTTACCGTTGGTGTGAAAATATTGGGAGAGCTCACAAAAGTAACAATATTAT GATTCTAGTAGATCTGAAGAAGGAAGTCTGGTATCAAAAGTGTCACGATCCAGTCTGCAGAGAGAAAAACTTCAAATCACAGA GTTTTCCATTGCCACCTAGGATatgtctcccttttcttttcaaagag gaAGAAGAACATATGCTAATGGATGAAAGtgagaacacagaagaaaaagtagaacTGCATTCTAACGGCACAGATTTGTCAAAAAGCTCACTACTTCAAGAAAACGGCTTGTCTAGAGACTTCCTGTTGTCAGACGCCATGTGGGACAATGCAAGTGATGATGTCTGGTTCCTGGAAGCTACTGATGATGTGGAACTAGCTGAAGCTGCAAACGACGGTGTGAATGATGACACAGAAGAAACGCCTGATGAAGTTCTTTTGGAAGCTTTAAGGAGACAGGGCACTTGTGCTGAAGAACAAAGCTAA